One genomic region from Amaranthus tricolor cultivar Red isolate AtriRed21 chromosome 12, ASM2621246v1, whole genome shotgun sequence encodes:
- the LOC130828848 gene encoding CBL-interacting serine/threonine-protein kinase 24-like isoform X1, which translates to MAAMMTMTRRVGKYELGRTIGEGTFAKVKFAINTETGESVAVKVLAKTTILKHRMVDQIKREISIMKIVRHPFIVRLHEVLASRTKIYIILEFVPGGELFDKIVHKGKFSEMESRKYFQQLVDAISHCHRKGVYHRDLKPENLLLDARENLKVSDFGLSALPQEGVKLLHTTCGTPNYVAPEVLNGQGYDGAAADIWSCGVILYVLLAGFLPFEEITLATLYQKINSAAFSCPFWFSPDAKSLIERLLDPNPKTRITIEEIRNDPWFQVNYIPARQNAEEEVNLDDVRAAFDDIEDHYVTEQSRHMDRGPLIMNAFEMITLSQGLNLSALFDRRQDYVKRQTRFVSRESPKNIISTIETVAESMGLKVHTRNYKTRLEGVSSNRRGPFAVVLEIYEVAPSLFMVDVRKAAGDTLEYHKFYKSFCAKLDNIIWKPKEHLAHPSLLKAMSS; encoded by the exons atggcGGCGATGATGACTATGACGAGGAGAGTAGGGAAATATGAATTAGGGAGAACAATTGGAGAAGGAACTTTTGCGAAGGTAAAATTTGCAATCAATACGGAAACTGGAGAAAGTGTTGCCGTGAAAGTGTTGGCGAAAACTACTATTCTCAAACATAGGATGGTTGATCAG ATCAAACGTGAGATATCCATAATGAAGATTGTTCGACATCCTTTCATCGTCAGGCTACATGAG GTCTTAGCAAGCAGGACCAAGATATACATAATTTTGGAGTTTGTGCCAGGTGGGGAGCTATTTGATAAAATT GTTCACAAAGGCAAGTTTTCTGAGATGGAGTCTCGAAAATATTTTCAACAGCTTGTTGATGCAATCTCTCATTGTCATAGAAAGGGTGTTTATCACCGCGATTTGAAG CCAGAAAACCTCCTCCTTGATGCTCGTGAAAACTTGAAGGTTTCTGATTTTGGGCTTAGTGCCTTACCTCAAGAA GGAGTTAAACTTCTTCACACCACATGTGGAACTCCTAATTATGTTGCACCCGAG GTTTTGAATGGCCAAGGATATGATGGGGCTGCTGCAGATATTTGGTCTTGTGGAGTCATTCTTTATGTTCTATTAGCTGGATTTCTCCCTTTTGAAGAAATAACTCTTGCTACCTTGTACCAAAAG ATTAATTCTGCCGCATTTTCTTGCCCGTTCTGGTTTTCACCTGATGCAAAATCATTGATAGAAAGATTGCTCGATCCCAATCCCAAAACT CGTATTAcaattgaagaaattagaaatGACCCTTGGTTTCAAGTGAACTACATTCCTGCACGACAAAATGCGGAAGAAGAAGTAAACTTAGATGATGTTCGTGCTgcttttgatgatattgag GACCATTATGTGACTGAACAGTCTAGGCATATGGACCGGGGACCCCTGATAATGAATGCATTTGAAATGATTACCCTATCTCAAGGTCTAAATCTGTCAGCTCTCTTTGACAGGCGCCAG GATTATGTAAAGAGACAAACCCGTTTTGTTTCACGCGAATCtccaaaaaatataatttcgACAATTGAAACCGTTGCTGAATCAATGGGTCTCAAGGTTCATACACGTAACTACAAG ACAAGACTTGAAGGAGTATCTTCAAATAGGAGAGGCCCGTTCGCTGTGGTGCTGGAG ATCTATGAAGTTGCACCCTCACTATTCATGGTGGATGTTCGCAAAGCTGCTGGTGACACCCTTGAATACCACAAG TTTTACAAGTCTTTCTGTGCTAAACTGGACAACATCATTTGGAAACCAAAAGAACATTTGGCACATCCGAGTTTACTTAAAGCAATGTCATCTTGA
- the LOC130828848 gene encoding CBL-interacting serine/threonine-protein kinase 24-like isoform X2 has translation MAAMMTMTRRVGKYELGRTIGEGTFAKVKFAINTETGESVAVKVLAKTTILKHRMVDQIKREISIMKIVRHPFIVRLHEVLASRTKIYIILEFVPGGELFDKIVHKGKFSEMESRKYFQQLVDAISHCHRKGVYHRDLKPENLLLDARENLKVSDFGLSALPQEGVKLLHTTCGTPNYVAPEVLNGQGYDGAAADIWSCGVILYVLLAGFLPFEEITLATLYQKINSAAFSCPFWFSPDAKSLIERLLDPNPKTRITIEEIRNDPWFQVNYIPARQNAEEEVNLDDVRAAFDDIEDHYVTEQSRHMDRGPLIMNAFEMITLSQGLNLSALFDRRQTRLEGVSSNRRGPFAVVLEIYEVAPSLFMVDVRKAAGDTLEYHKFYKSFCAKLDNIIWKPKEHLAHPSLLKAMSS, from the exons atggcGGCGATGATGACTATGACGAGGAGAGTAGGGAAATATGAATTAGGGAGAACAATTGGAGAAGGAACTTTTGCGAAGGTAAAATTTGCAATCAATACGGAAACTGGAGAAAGTGTTGCCGTGAAAGTGTTGGCGAAAACTACTATTCTCAAACATAGGATGGTTGATCAG ATCAAACGTGAGATATCCATAATGAAGATTGTTCGACATCCTTTCATCGTCAGGCTACATGAG GTCTTAGCAAGCAGGACCAAGATATACATAATTTTGGAGTTTGTGCCAGGTGGGGAGCTATTTGATAAAATT GTTCACAAAGGCAAGTTTTCTGAGATGGAGTCTCGAAAATATTTTCAACAGCTTGTTGATGCAATCTCTCATTGTCATAGAAAGGGTGTTTATCACCGCGATTTGAAG CCAGAAAACCTCCTCCTTGATGCTCGTGAAAACTTGAAGGTTTCTGATTTTGGGCTTAGTGCCTTACCTCAAGAA GGAGTTAAACTTCTTCACACCACATGTGGAACTCCTAATTATGTTGCACCCGAG GTTTTGAATGGCCAAGGATATGATGGGGCTGCTGCAGATATTTGGTCTTGTGGAGTCATTCTTTATGTTCTATTAGCTGGATTTCTCCCTTTTGAAGAAATAACTCTTGCTACCTTGTACCAAAAG ATTAATTCTGCCGCATTTTCTTGCCCGTTCTGGTTTTCACCTGATGCAAAATCATTGATAGAAAGATTGCTCGATCCCAATCCCAAAACT CGTATTAcaattgaagaaattagaaatGACCCTTGGTTTCAAGTGAACTACATTCCTGCACGACAAAATGCGGAAGAAGAAGTAAACTTAGATGATGTTCGTGCTgcttttgatgatattgag GACCATTATGTGACTGAACAGTCTAGGCATATGGACCGGGGACCCCTGATAATGAATGCATTTGAAATGATTACCCTATCTCAAGGTCTAAATCTGTCAGCTCTCTTTGACAGGCGCCAG ACAAGACTTGAAGGAGTATCTTCAAATAGGAGAGGCCCGTTCGCTGTGGTGCTGGAG ATCTATGAAGTTGCACCCTCACTATTCATGGTGGATGTTCGCAAAGCTGCTGGTGACACCCTTGAATACCACAAG TTTTACAAGTCTTTCTGTGCTAAACTGGACAACATCATTTGGAAACCAAAAGAACATTTGGCACATCCGAGTTTACTTAAAGCAATGTCATCTTGA